The genome window AGACTCTGCTCTCCAAGAGATTGGACCGCTGGCTGATGGTCAAACCTTTGGTCTGATCGCCAAGAGTCAAACCTTTGCCACCGAACTTTTAGTGAATGGCCTCTTTATTGATCTTACTAAACGCCTCCTCACCGACACTTGCACAATTTACTATTCTGACGACAGAACCGTTTCTACTGCCGAGCCTCAAGTATCTTTTACATCTGCACTGTTCTCTAAGCCAGGATCATCTGGCTGGGGACTTCGTCGGCAGGACGATTGCCATCACACTATCCATCCCGCCAAACGAGAAACCGATTTTGGTATCGCCTATGCAGCAACCGACATCACGAAAGATAACGGGGCTATTCGAGCTGTCATCGGCTCCAACATGTGGAAAGACACTAGAGATCCCGCTCCTGCTGATGAGACTGAAATCGAGTTGAAAAAAGGGGATGCTATTCTTTGGTGAGTTTATTCTAACTTTCACATCTTATTAAGGTTCCTTCTAACCGTCGGAAGTCTAGGGTCTGTCTTCTATGGCCAGAAgccaaacaccaccaacgacgCTAGCATGTTGCTCAGCGCTTTCACGACACCAGGATGGTGCCGCCA of Fusarium musae strain F31 chromosome 5, whole genome shotgun sequence contains these proteins:
- a CDS encoding hypothetical protein (EggNog:ENOG41); protein product: MSAVKRFAASAQAHDVLQTLKADGIVVIEGAAKTATLDSALQEIGPLADGQTFGLIAKSQTFATELLVNGLFIDLTKRLLTDTCTIYYSDDRTVSTAEPQVSFTSALFSKPGSSGWGLRRQDDCHHTIHPAKRETDFGIAYAATDITKDNGAIRAVIGSNMWKDTRDPAPADETEIELKKGDAILWFLLTVGSLGSVFYGQKPNTTNDASMLLSAFTTPGWCRQEENQYLAVPYEIVKTLPKDIQRFVGYYVSLPYGGAVEHMEPLDFLAAEGDWTKYIPVDLV